In Salisediminibacterium beveridgei, one DNA window encodes the following:
- the dptF gene encoding DNA phosphorothioation-dependent restriction protein DptF — translation MKLSELLEEIDKINLHKQKNQGVSLKKPLLLLLLISIIHRGQISENKFIFKELEDDLDDLIKLFGGRRLRSSMPEQPFNYLVSSNIWEIKSKYGLGVISDDKVSKKIMRDTETYGFFVEGVFDLLIESEDNRALVSSFILNKFWADSIQYDIKKRLYLPETQESNMEQSYEENGVEIMGHSDELFYFLKNIEEELYNLASKMEDRLFDDPKASCMYARSLLESILENVLKNEQKLDVLSQPLVEKIKFINMEGYLPKSDPKVFNSMYIIRKTGNKAIHDKDFSSIEDAIKLYRESFVVASWFAEVYGDGSIQIPKYREPLKSRQEFIPKDQLESVLNELLKEKQVNFMMPDSNKSEIKQNEDNLETEKNTLIKEDLPTGKSYLLRELRRLQESSMEAVESPEEFSKFKQYMHVDRKIQSDIEAIIKEESESNKSSLIILSGSVGDGKSHLLSYFKENLPEISNFKIYNDATESYDRKKTAVETLTEELISFSDQHLDKNNEKMIIAMNLGILNKFLEADHGEYSYFKLKEFIEKSKVFERDHSPYFSEKPYSIVTFSEYPPFELSENGAQSEFFQGILNRIFVESDSNPFYEAFKLDVNEHKGFKGILHYNYQYLMNSQVQYVVVQSMIRAILMKKIVVSTRAVFNFIANIIIPEGYDEELEFGWSDGDFFENSFPNLMFNRKNRSIMLDAMAEIDPIHYRNKDIDNIILDINTKEDRKKVVDEHLSNNDYFPLYQKIFETDSQGANSSLLSNTQLSKMLIRVSFLTNSEFYKNLIPDSYISFLRNLYSFNKRNTEEIRKFSMIVYSAMMKWRGTPKNNYIYIKDYFEFKVAQKLNINASADHLKAVQGDLLRSFDLIIRVGFTEKHSKKTIYLDIDYYLYQLLLAVEKGYQQNYKDMEDAINFIEFIDRIISCSNNEEELLIHMPKEKKIYRLEYSDLSGYTFDRE, via the coding sequence ATGAAACTTAGTGAATTACTAGAGGAGATCGATAAAATAAATTTACATAAACAAAAGAATCAAGGAGTTTCTCTGAAAAAGCCGTTGCTATTGTTATTACTGATTTCAATAATACATCGCGGGCAAATTTCAGAAAACAAATTTATTTTTAAAGAATTGGAAGATGATTTGGATGATTTAATAAAATTATTTGGCGGAAGAAGGCTAAGAAGTAGTATGCCGGAACAACCATTTAATTATTTAGTCAGTTCTAATATTTGGGAAATTAAAAGTAAATACGGTCTTGGTGTAATTTCTGATGATAAAGTATCCAAAAAAATAATGAGAGATACTGAAACATATGGATTTTTTGTAGAAGGTGTTTTTGATCTACTTATAGAAAGTGAAGATAACAGAGCATTGGTCAGTAGCTTTATACTTAATAAGTTTTGGGCTGATTCAATACAGTATGACATCAAAAAAAGATTGTATCTTCCTGAGACACAAGAATCCAATATGGAGCAGTCATATGAAGAGAATGGAGTTGAAATTATGGGACATTCAGACGAATTGTTTTATTTTTTAAAAAACATAGAAGAAGAATTATATAATTTAGCATCCAAGATGGAGGACAGACTTTTTGATGATCCGAAAGCTTCATGTATGTATGCAAGAAGTTTATTAGAATCAATTTTAGAAAATGTTTTGAAAAATGAACAAAAGTTAGATGTATTAAGTCAGCCGTTAGTTGAAAAAATTAAATTTATCAACATGGAAGGGTATCTGCCGAAGTCTGATCCTAAAGTCTTCAATTCAATGTATATTATCAGAAAAACCGGGAACAAAGCTATTCACGATAAAGATTTTTCAAGTATTGAAGATGCTATCAAATTATATAGGGAATCGTTCGTTGTAGCTTCTTGGTTTGCAGAAGTTTATGGTGATGGAAGTATTCAAATACCTAAATATCGCGAACCCCTCAAGAGTCGCCAGGAGTTCATTCCAAAAGACCAATTAGAATCAGTATTGAATGAATTACTGAAAGAAAAACAGGTGAATTTTATGATGCCGGATTCAAATAAATCTGAGATTAAACAAAATGAAGATAATTTGGAAACCGAAAAAAACACTCTAATAAAAGAGGATTTACCGACTGGGAAAAGTTATTTATTAAGAGAACTCAGAAGACTTCAAGAATCATCAATGGAGGCAGTTGAAAGTCCAGAAGAGTTTAGCAAATTCAAGCAGTATATGCACGTCGACAGAAAAATCCAATCTGATATCGAAGCGATTATTAAAGAAGAAAGTGAGTCCAATAAATCGTCTTTAATTATATTGAGTGGCAGCGTTGGTGATGGGAAATCACATTTATTGTCTTACTTCAAAGAAAATCTTCCGGAAATAAGTAATTTTAAGATATATAATGATGCCACTGAAAGCTATGATAGAAAGAAAACTGCGGTTGAAACATTAACTGAAGAGTTGATTTCATTTTCAGATCAACATCTAGATAAAAATAATGAAAAAATGATTATTGCGATGAACTTAGGTATTTTAAATAAGTTCTTGGAAGCCGATCATGGAGAATATTCATATTTTAAATTAAAAGAATTTATTGAAAAAAGCAAAGTGTTTGAACGCGATCATTCACCGTATTTTTCTGAGAAACCATACAGTATTGTGACTTTCAGTGAGTATCCTCCTTTTGAGTTGAGTGAAAATGGTGCACAATCTGAGTTTTTTCAGGGTATTTTGAATAGAATTTTTGTAGAATCCGATTCAAATCCATTTTATGAAGCATTCAAACTTGATGTAAATGAACATAAAGGGTTCAAAGGGATATTACATTATAACTATCAATATTTAATGAATTCTCAAGTGCAGTATGTTGTAGTTCAGTCAATGATTAGAGCAATATTGATGAAAAAAATTGTTGTATCAACAAGAGCTGTATTCAATTTCATTGCAAATATTATTATTCCAGAAGGATATGATGAAGAACTAGAATTCGGTTGGAGCGACGGGGATTTTTTCGAAAATAGTTTTCCAAACTTAATGTTTAACAGAAAAAACAGATCAATAATGCTCGATGCTATGGCAGAAATTGACCCTATTCATTATCGTAATAAAGATATTGATAACATAATTCTTGATATCAATACCAAAGAAGATCGAAAAAAAGTAGTTGATGAGCATTTGAGTAACAATGATTACTTTCCGCTGTATCAGAAAATTTTTGAAACTGACTCACAGGGTGCGAATAGTTCACTTTTATCGAATACTCAACTATCGAAAATGCTTATAAGAGTATCTTTTTTAACAAACAGTGAATTTTATAAAAATTTAATTCCTGATTCCTACATTTCATTTTTAAGAAATTTGTACTCTTTTAATAAACGTAATACTGAAGAAATAAGAAAATTCAGTATGATCGTGTACAGCGCAATGATGAAATGGAGAGGAACCCCTAAAAATAATTATATTTATATAAAAGATTATTTTGAATTCAAAGTAGCTCAAAAACTTAACATCAATGCAAGCGCAGATCATCTAAAAGCGGTGCAAGGAGACCTTTTAAGATCATTTGATTTGATCATAAGAGTTGGATTTACAGAAAAACACTCAAAGAAAACGATTTATTTGGATATTGATTATTATTTATATCAATTATTGTTAGCAGTAGAAAAAGGATATCAACAAAATTACAAAGATATGGAAGATGCAATAAACTTCATAGAATTTATTGATCGAATTATCAGTTGCTCAAATAATGAAGAAGAATTATTGATTCATATGCCTAAAGAAAAGAAAATATACAGATTAGAGTATTCTGACCTTTCAGGATATACTTTTGACAGGGAGTAG
- a CDS encoding DNA/RNA helicase domain-containing protein, whose product MDQVDLPGTHHILRAWQYACFDVIKKPTSEGNVMIIYNEPSNAFIAHVLEQRIEDVLLDKVKEKINHSVSGSEIRSWTNSLPQMAKVIRDADLASDTHVLLEYKLPSSEKRIDFLITGENEAGIQNALIVELKQWQKSQVADGDGIVKTFLGKGIRETVHPSYQSLSYQRYLENFNEALYDDTSIQLSSCSYLHNYIQDRHNEPLLDDRYQNYLRQSPVYFQFDDRELTTAIKEKVANGKGADIASRIEHGRIRPSKKLVESVQSLLEGNEEFILLDEQKVAYEKVLAVYQQADLETAQKEVVLIKGGPGTGKSVIGLNLMNDFLKDEANVEYITPNQSFREILKKKLVGRSGFTEVRNLFKGSGSYTQTPENYFDVLICDEAHRLKNQGHMQKKIEGENQATQIMRASKISVFFIDDEQMISKKDIGNVKLIQEEAEKQGAILHEVELDSQFRCGGSGNFLEWLDNVLFEQGKDIPLEGDFDFQLVDSPNELYDKVVEEKDGRLVAGYAWEWNKELVNGELPKDVAIEAADFAMPWNDPNRIDWAFTRKDGNRLAASIPFKGSRWVMWVSLSEMI is encoded by the coding sequence ATGGATCAGGTGGATCTTCCCGGTACGCATCACATCTTGCGTGCCTGGCAGTATGCCTGCTTCGACGTAATCAAGAAACCAACGAGTGAGGGGAACGTCATGATCATATACAATGAACCGTCCAATGCATTCATTGCCCATGTCCTCGAACAGCGGATCGAGGATGTGCTGCTTGATAAAGTCAAAGAGAAGATCAATCATTCTGTTTCCGGCAGCGAGATCCGTTCGTGGACGAACTCTCTCCCTCAAATGGCCAAGGTCATCCGGGATGCAGACCTGGCTTCGGATACCCATGTCCTCCTTGAATACAAACTGCCTTCTTCAGAGAAGCGGATCGACTTTCTCATTACCGGAGAAAACGAGGCAGGGATTCAGAATGCCCTCATTGTGGAATTAAAGCAATGGCAAAAGTCGCAAGTGGCCGATGGCGACGGCATTGTCAAAACCTTTCTCGGTAAAGGCATCCGGGAAACCGTTCACCCATCCTACCAGTCCCTTTCGTACCAACGTTATCTGGAGAACTTCAATGAAGCCCTCTATGATGATACCTCCATCCAGTTAAGCTCGTGCTCCTACTTACATAATTACATCCAAGACAGACACAACGAACCACTGCTCGACGACCGTTACCAAAACTATCTGCGTCAGTCCCCGGTTTATTTTCAGTTCGACGACCGGGAGCTCACAACCGCGATTAAAGAAAAAGTAGCCAATGGTAAAGGGGCAGACATTGCCAGCCGGATTGAACATGGCCGGATCCGCCCATCGAAAAAATTGGTGGAGTCTGTGCAATCCCTCCTCGAAGGCAATGAGGAGTTCATTCTCCTCGATGAACAGAAAGTTGCTTATGAGAAGGTCCTTGCCGTCTATCAGCAGGCGGATCTGGAAACGGCCCAAAAAGAAGTCGTCCTGATTAAAGGCGGCCCCGGCACCGGTAAGTCCGTTATTGGACTGAACCTTATGAATGACTTCCTGAAAGACGAGGCCAACGTTGAATACATCACACCGAACCAGTCCTTCCGGGAAATCCTCAAGAAGAAGCTCGTGGGCAGAAGCGGATTTACGGAAGTGCGGAATCTCTTCAAAGGCTCTGGATCTTATACACAGACACCCGAGAATTACTTTGACGTTCTGATCTGTGACGAAGCCCACCGCCTCAAGAATCAGGGGCATATGCAAAAGAAGATCGAGGGCGAAAATCAGGCGACACAGATTATGCGTGCCAGTAAAATCAGCGTCTTTTTCATCGACGATGAACAAATGATCTCCAAAAAAGACATCGGCAACGTCAAACTCATTCAAGAAGAAGCGGAAAAACAAGGCGCCATTTTGCATGAGGTGGAACTGGACTCCCAGTTCCGCTGCGGGGGATCGGGGAATTTCCTCGAATGGCTGGACAATGTCCTGTTTGAACAAGGAAAAGACATTCCTTTGGAAGGGGATTTCGATTTTCAACTGGTGGACTCACCAAACGAGCTCTATGACAAAGTCGTGGAAGAGAAAGACGGACGGCTCGTTGCCGGTTACGCCTGGGAGTGGAACAAGGAACTCGTTAACGGTGAACTGCCAAAAGACGTCGCGATTGAAGCTGCAGACTTCGCCATGCCCTGGAATGACCCCAACCGGATTGACTGGGCATTCACCCGGAAGGACGGGAACAGGTTGGCTGCATCCATACCGTTCAAGGGCTCGAGATGGGTTATGTGGGTGTCATTATCGGAAATGATCTGA
- a CDS encoding phosphorothioated DNA-binding restriction endonuclease — MKIEDLIVEVEKLKLHKQKKIGASLKKPLFLLLLISLIDQNKVKQNRFSFHLLEHELDMLIKSFGGRNYASRPEQPFNYLASSMIWEVRSPYGTGVIRDDKLSKKVLRNAETYGYFNEDVYELLHASEKNRAIVSSFILKKFWPDTIQQDIKNMLGLPEGIVPGLDYYDQRKRDPQFTIEVLSNYRNSCAVCGFSSVFNDTPFGIDAAHIMWHAYEGPDTKDNGLALCKLHHWALDRGIYTFQPRTYEITVSSQFRSSDNISSNLITNLAGKKLRSSQAGGPANEYIEWHHNNVFVK; from the coding sequence TTGAAAATAGAGGACTTGATAGTCGAAGTAGAGAAATTGAAGTTACATAAACAAAAGAAAATAGGTGCATCTCTTAAAAAACCATTGTTTTTGTTATTACTGATCTCTCTCATAGATCAAAACAAAGTTAAGCAGAATCGCTTCTCTTTTCATTTACTCGAGCATGAACTGGATATGTTAATAAAATCTTTTGGAGGCAGAAATTATGCAAGTAGACCAGAACAGCCATTTAATTATTTAGCAAGTTCGATGATTTGGGAAGTGAGGAGCCCTTATGGGACAGGGGTAATCCGAGATGATAAATTATCTAAAAAAGTTCTGAGAAATGCTGAAACGTATGGATATTTTAATGAGGATGTATATGAACTGCTACATGCAAGTGAGAAAAACAGAGCAATAGTCAGTTCATTTATACTGAAAAAATTTTGGCCTGATACTATTCAGCAGGATATCAAAAATATGCTGGGTCTTCCTGAAGGAATCGTACCTGGTTTGGACTATTATGATCAAAGGAAGAGAGATCCTCAATTTACGATTGAAGTATTATCAAACTATCGCAACAGCTGCGCAGTTTGTGGATTTTCATCAGTTTTTAATGATACTCCGTTTGGTATCGATGCTGCTCACATTATGTGGCACGCATATGAGGGTCCGGATACGAAAGATAACGGTCTTGCACTTTGTAAGCTTCACCACTGGGCACTTGACAGAGGTATCTATACGTTTCAACCAAGAACTTACGAAATCACTGTTTCGTCTCAATTTAGATCCTCGGATAATATCAGTTCTAATTTAATCACAAATTTAGCAGGGAAGAAATTGAGGTCAAGTCAAGCGGGTGGTCCGGCGAACGAATATATTGAATGGCATCATAATAATGTTTTTGTTAAGTGA
- a CDS encoding Ltp family lipoprotein: MGKTSTYLKTKGALLLFALMSIVLIAGCQNDADVEEVAEAEPVEEDNENENEVNEEENNNEPDEPVIEIVEEPEAEKPEVEEEPDNQENEPEAEEEIIEEEAEEQEENTEPDVPGEFQSAKNKANDYLAFSAFSEKGLYDQLTSQHGEGFSSDAATYALETISVDWNEQALKSAETYNGVMPFSKKGLYDQLVSEYGEGFTADQAQYAIDNVTIDYKQNALESARQYQDLMDMSPSMIHDQLTSSYGEGYTKEEADYAIANLGN; encoded by the coding sequence ATGGGGAAAACAAGTACTTACTTGAAAACGAAAGGGGCGCTCTTGCTGTTTGCACTGATGTCGATTGTTCTGATCGCGGGTTGCCAAAATGATGCGGATGTTGAGGAAGTTGCAGAAGCGGAGCCGGTCGAAGAAGACAATGAGAATGAAAATGAGGTAAATGAGGAAGAGAACAATAACGAGCCTGATGAGCCGGTCATTGAAATTGTTGAAGAACCGGAAGCCGAAAAACCTGAGGTGGAAGAAGAACCTGACAACCAGGAGAACGAACCGGAGGCTGAGGAAGAAATCATTGAAGAAGAGGCAGAAGAACAAGAAGAAAACACCGAACCAGACGTACCAGGAGAATTCCAATCTGCCAAAAACAAAGCAAATGATTATCTGGCCTTCTCCGCCTTCTCTGAAAAAGGCCTCTATGATCAACTGACTTCCCAGCACGGGGAAGGCTTTTCTTCCGACGCAGCAACCTATGCCCTGGAAACGATCTCCGTGGACTGGAACGAACAGGCGCTGAAATCCGCTGAAACCTACAACGGGGTGATGCCGTTTTCCAAGAAGGGGCTCTATGATCAGCTCGTCTCAGAGTACGGAGAGGGATTCACCGCTGATCAGGCACAGTATGCGATCGACAACGTCACCATCGACTACAAACAGAATGCACTGGAATCCGCCAGGCAATATCAGGACCTGATGGACATGTCACCCAGTATGATCCACGACCAGTTGACGTCATCCTACGGGGAAGGCTATACGAAGGAAGAAGCCGACTACGCCATTGCAAATCTCGGCAATTAA
- a CDS encoding DNA/RNA helicase domain-containing protein: MGYVGVIIGNDLTYNPETEQIEVKRENFKDKGARPAKPKGNYKTDDLDRLVRNTYKTLLTRGMRGCYVYCVDEGLREYLRTNSDRGI; encoded by the coding sequence ATGGGTTATGTGGGTGTCATTATCGGAAATGATCTGACCTATAATCCTGAGACAGAGCAAATCGAAGTCAAAAGAGAGAATTTCAAAGACAAAGGCGCAAGACCGGCGAAACCAAAGGGCAATTACAAAACCGACGATCTCGATCGGCTGGTGAGGAATACATATAAGACACTTCTGACCAGGGGGATGAGAGGGTGTTATGTGTATTGCGTGGATGAAGGGTTGAGGGAGTATTTACGAACAAATAGCGACAGGGGGATTTAA